The region TGTCTTCAATGATAACTGGAGCAGCCTGTGGTGGCTCAAGGACGCCACCGATTCCAACGCCGCCAGAGAGGTGAACACCTTTACCGATTTGTGCACAAGAGCCTACGGTGGCCCAAGTATCGACCATGGTGCCGCTGCCGACATAGGCGCCAATATTGACGTAACCGGGCATAATAACCGCGCCACGTTCAATATGAGAGCCGTAACGGACTGTACCGGGAGGGACGACCCGAACACCTTGTTGTTTAAGGTTTTTCTTTAATGGGATTTTATCGAAGAATTCGTAGGGCCCCATTTCCATCACTTTCATTTCGGCGACAACGAAGTACATCAGTACACCTTGTTTAACCCAGGCGTGGGTTACCCATTCGTCTCCTGACGGGTCGCAAACCCGGATTTCACCAGAATCAAGTTTCGCGATAACCGTACGCACAGCCTCCGCGTATTTTTCTTGCTCGAGCAGATCGCGATTTTCCCAGGCTGCTTCGATAAGTGGCTTTAATTCTTTGGCGTGTTCTTCGGTAGACATATTGGACTCCTTGATCAGGATTGTTCCCCGATCTGACTCCACCTTATGCAGCATATAGAACTCTTTGTCAGGGGATCAGGCGTACGGTTTTTTTAAAAAAAAGCGCTGAAAATATCCGTACATTTGAAAAATGGGTGAGACAAACTGGCTACTTGGGACAAAAAAAAGCCCCCTTCGCGTTGAGGCGAAAGGGGCTTTCATCGAGCTTATGCTCTCAAATTCACCTTAAGCAAGCTTATATCGCTTCATCTTACGGTAAACAGTTGAGCGGGCAATCCCGAGTGCCAGCGCTGTACGCTGAATGTCGCCGCCGTAAGCGTCAAGTACGGACTTGATATGCTTTGCTTCAACTTCATCCATTGTCTCAAATGGTCCCTTACGCTTAGCAGCGCGGCCGACGAGGCCTTCGTTCCACTTGAAGTTACGCTTGGTCAACGTTTTTACTTTTTTCTTCGCAGGCGCCTTAGCAGCAGCCTTCTTTTTTGGAGCAGCTTTTTTCTTAGCTACTGCCTTTTTCTTAGGCGCAGCTTTCTTAGGTGCTGCTTTTTTCTTGGTTGCTGCTTTTTTCTTTGCTGCCAATGGAGACTCCCTGGTTTGCCGCATAATGCACGGCTTGATTTTAGTGCTAATGAGTTTGCTTACGCGCCCTCAGTCGTTTCATTTTGCGTCCCGTTTATCAGACTGCGGACAGCAATACCAATATCATTCAGCACCAGATATACAGCTGGTACTAAAACAAGTGTAATGAC is a window of Deltaproteobacteria bacterium DNA encoding:
- a CDS encoding 2,3,4,5-tetrahydropyridine-2,6-dicarboxylate N-succinyltransferase yields the protein MSTEEHAKELKPLIEAAWENRDLLEQEKYAEAVRTVIAKLDSGEIRVCDPSGDEWVTHAWVKQGVLMYFVVAEMKVMEMGPYEFFDKIPLKKNLKQQGVRVVPPGTVRYGSHIERGAVIMPGYVNIGAYVGSGTMVDTWATVGSCAQIGKGVHLSGGVGIGGVLEPPQAAPVIIEDNAFIGSRCIVVEGVHIGSEAVIGAGVTLTASTPIIDVTGETEVIHKGKVPARSVVIPGTRAKEFPSGTYNLPCALIIGERQESTDRKTSLNDVLRKFAVQV